The following is a genomic window from Anas acuta chromosome 26, bAnaAcu1.1, whole genome shotgun sequence.
AATCCATACtaattaagaataaaatgaattgtGTTTTTCTCACTTAAGAGAAAAGTATTTGGtgatatttctttccttttagctTGTCAACAGTAAAGAAACCTATTGCATGTGATTTTATAAATTACTGACCTTCGAGGGTACAGTGGAGGGTTTTGTGAATGGATCTGATGTAAATGGATCGCTCTTCACCTGTTTCTTGAAGAAATCTTCAGGGGCAGAACTACGAAATGGGTCACTTTCCTTAAATGGATCGCCTCCGAATGGATCTAGAAGAAGCATTAGAAGGTAAATAGGGTGTAGCACCTactaagcaaaacaacaaagtgACTCCAAGATGAACCATCCTACATTTGACCTCacactaattattttttccttattaaaatGAACACCAACAACACTGTAAATCCGACAAATTGCCAGATAGTTAGTAAGTACCCAGTATAGAGAGGAAGTTGTAATGAGTACATATTTTCAGTAAGTAGGGTTACAGACTTCACTTAATGAAAAGTTACACACATTATTAACATATTGATTCTGAATGTCCATATACAAGGCTAGGTATCTAATTTCccacatgcaaaacaaaaatttgaagCCAGGGAAACCTTGCAATCCATCTTTGCACTTGGCTATGAATTGTTTATCTCATCAGTCCTGTTATCATAAGGGCTAttacctgctggagcaggtggtTGTTCTGCAAAGGGATCATGCTGGAATGGGTCACCTATGCAGAATagaaaaatagtttgttttATCCACTATTTAGCAAGATGataaaagtttgaaaatatCATTTATTCAACAATTAATCTTCACGGTCTCAGGTAAGCCATTGGTTGGTCACTTACTGCCTTTGAAAGGGTCTGCTCCCTTAAATGGATCAGATTTGAAAGGATCTTCTGACTGGAATGGGTCTGTATGCAATTCTTGTGTGTTATTTGTAAACATCAAGGCTTTATTCTTAAATGGATCATCCtaaaaatgaagaggagaaaCATTACAGCAACTCACCTTTATTAAAGTGTTCAGCTACTCATTTAGCAGAAATTCTATGGTATCTTGGTTCCTGTTTAAAGATCCTAAAAGTGACTTCCTAAAGaactttctgaataaaattCACTTCCTAAAGAGCTTTCTGAATAAGTGGCTTCTAAGCAGAAGTAAATacacagcagaaacaaatttGTATTGTGGACAATAAAGAGGTTGCCAATAGAGGCCAACCGAACCCtttcaaattataaaaaaaCTCCTCATTGCCCAGTCTACGCCACAGTAGATGTATGTGTGTATAGCACCTCTATAACAGAGTTCAATTGTCAGCTGGAGCTTTTCACCTCTAAGAAATAGCTCATACTAACTACCCCACTGATACTGTCTCCAACACTAGAAAGATACGAGTTTTCTGTAATCCCTTAACAGGATGCAAATGAAGAAGTCTTAATTAAGACTTctcaaaacagaagaggaaagaaaaaaaggaggaagaggaagaaagtatTATGAAACAGGAAAGGGACACAACGCTTTAAGAATTTACTATGAACATACACCAGAGTTTTCTACCAGTGATGCTTAGGTTTTTACAAATAAGAGAAACATTCTGAAAGTTTCCACTGGAAATTAAGCATAACATTAGTCATGCAAGCACAAGAACGAAGCAATAAATTGAGCATTAAGACCATTTATCTCTATGCATTGCTGTTCTTAATCCACAATCCTTTTTTTGGAGGGGGCATTATGTTTTCAAAGAGCAAGTGTGAAATCACTGGAGATTTCTACCTTGCAGGAATCACAGTATTTGCTAACATCCCAAAAGTCAACTAAACAAACATCTTAAAGATTTTAGATTAAGTTACAAATTGTAAAATACTCAAAATAACAGTATAAAAAGTTTTACCATAGTTCCATaattgtttctttctgtctgcCCAAGGCCTTCACTTATGTCTGCTAAATTTGTCAGGCTACCACCATGAATCCCATTGAGAGCTTCATTATATTCTTCTATACTCTTATTGACTTCTTGATGACTTTCTTGAAGCTGAGAAAGTTTACTTCTTGCCTAAGCAGTAGAAAATACTTCAGTATGTTACTCATTCAATAACCAGTCAGAAAGGCTTATTTCATGCACcagtatttttctcctcttttgtaAAGTCATCTTTCTAGTTGACATTCAACTTTTAGCATTCAAGAAAGCAAAGATGATGTCATGCAAACTACAGTGAATACCTGGtttatttcttcctgtgttGATTTTAAAGATTTGATTATTGTTTCAAGCTGTACTTTTCCAGCCTGGATACTCTGCTCTAGCTGAGTCTCTTCTTGCTGGAGGCGAttcagctctgcttttgctCTATTAAGATCATCTTCCTGTGATTTTAAGTCTGATTCCTGAGATTGAATCTGCATTTTCAGTGatgaaatctgaaacaaaacgTTACAAATATCAGAGAGAAATTTCAAGTAAATGTACCTTAACACATTatgaatttataaataatacaaaGCTATCAACTACTACAGAAGATGAAGAATGTCGTTTGAAGATCTGCATGCTTCCTATTACATCACACAGAATCTTTGGTAAAAGCACAGAGGATGTGCTAAGAAACTAAGAAACACTAGTATcttaaatgacaaaaatacCTCAAAAATTATAAAGGTAATCCAAGTGTTTCTTAAATGGTTACACTGTAGTTTTCAGAACTTGGATTCTTTTCCGTTCAAATATTATCAAGTATTAAAAAGCTAATCTTTTTAAACTCTGATAAGAGTTAAATTTATACCATTGCACGCACATGACTCTGCTCCACTTTTTTGCATTACTTTAGACACTGAGTTTCTACATGAAGATAACATACTAACTACATTGACAGTTCTAACTCCTGAAAACCTAACTTTAACTCAGAATGCTGACATGAGGTTCACAGTAAAAAATACACactgctgcccacaggctgTCTCATGGGTCAAAGGTAATGCTTCTCAACTATTCTAACTGGCTGAATAAGTATTTCATATTTACAGAACAGCAGTAATTTACGtaggaaggaacctctggagatcatctagttcaacccCACATTTATAATCTTAAGAAAGGCATTCAGGCTAGCAAAATCCTTTCTTGGACATCTGCATTTGTGTGGAAATTGCTATTTATGGTTAAAAAAATTAGTAAGTTGAGCTTATTTATGAAATGAATGCTATTTCCTTCAACAAAAGATATACTTGAGCACCTTGAGGATTAATATACACTCACCACCTGTGTTTCTTCCTGGCATTTCTGCCTTACATCATTCAGCATATCTTTCAGTTTGGCTTTCTGCTGGTCCATTTCATCCAGGCGATCTTGGGCATCTTGTTTTtgagcctccagctcctgcaagtTACTTGTCTCTCTATCTAAATCGTTTTGCAGTTCCTGAGGAAAATTTCACAGTTTATCTTACATTTAGCTCTTGTCTTATGGGAATGATCAATCACAGAGAAACAGGTTGGCACACTCCACAAGATTTTCTACGTCATAGACTATTTCCTGCATGTGCATGCTTTGTTTCAGCAGGAACTTGTATAAGACATCATACAAATCAGTGCCCACAAAATGGAAAGAGACTATGATGCAGAACATGTGTAATTGAGTTACCcttgctataaaaaaaaaaaatacattttgaataaTGATTTAATAAATTACAGTGCCAGTCAAGtactaatgaaaaaatatttaaaaccataCATGCAACATCCTCTGATTGTATTAACCagcatgagaagaaaatatttctgacagagaacaggaaaataaacacgTTTTGTAAATTAGAGGAAAATCCCACACAAGGAGGAGACTTGCCCAGAAACAACataagacagaagaaagaatgaTTTATGACCCCTATATTATTTTAGATTACAATAAAAACTAGTAATCATAAGCAGATGAGTTTTTACCTGAACTTCATTGGTTTTCTGTCTGATtgattcttccttttccctaaTATCCTGCTctagagaatatttttctctgtaagataaacaaacaaaagttttcATGACTGGTTAAGTAATacaacacacacatacatgcaagAATCAATTAAATATTATTCTGGAAACAccatacaaacaaaaatgccaGCCCCCATTCCGATATATTCTTTGAAGGAGTAAAGGTGTGTACATATCAATTATTCCTACAAAAATACAACCCGTTCTATAATTAatcttctgattatttttatataattaataatttatattaaattaataatttaatataaaaagaaaataaaagaaatatttaaaaaataataaaaagaaaatataaattttagaATTTAGAATTTTAGAATagaattttagaataaaaagaaaataaataaaaataaaaaaaataaataaataaataaataaaaagaaaataaaagtaacagaCACGAGTACTATATTCTTAATTGGTTCTCCTACTCCAAAATTTTCTGTTAATCGTCCACAACTATTACCTCTGCAGCTGTGCAATTTCTTGACTAATATCATCCAGTTCCTTCACCCCTGTAAATTCTCCTGATCCAACAGAACTTGAACTATCCTATTAAGAATAAAATAGTCTATTAGAAGGCAGAGTCAGAACAGAACTTCTTTTACTAAGGCTGAAGACGAAGGTGAAACACAATCATGATATGCAATTACAAAATCACGTGGAAGATATCAAAATACTACACAACCACCACTGAGCATGCCACACAATTCTCCCTGTGAATCTCCCTTGCTTTTTAAGGCAAAAAATGTTGTCAAGTTATTAAGAAAGAGTCTCAGTATTTGGTACAAAATTTGACATTATTTTGAGAAGGATTTGTAATCCTTTGAAAAGTCACcgtaaataaacaaaaactgtgACATGGAACTCACTGCTAGTATGATAAATCAGGAGACTTACCATATTTAATTAGCATAGTAAAAGGAGGAAAGTACAGAAAGTGCAAAGAGAGAGCAGAAGgtgtagaaataaaaacttttttgaaGTTATAAATACACAAACAACGTTGCAACATTACAATTACTCACACGGCGCATTTCTGTTAGTGCTGAAATCTCAGTTCCTACAGGGGTCAAGTAACCTGACAGAGTCTATAGAAAAAGGATACAGGAAAAAGCTTAAAAGGACCAGAGcaatagcaacaacaaaaatatatttagatgCTCAAAAGCTTTCTGGTTAGGGAAagtaaaaaaagtaaaggaaaatactACTTAATTTACAGAAAAGGTGAATGCATTGACATGACAGAAGAATTCATTAATTTAAGTTTCAGAAATACAGTGAAACTATGGAGGAATGGAACAAAGCAGGATTCAGTAAGACATTAGATGTTCTTATGACCAATAATATGTAGTTAACGATGATAGATATAGGGCCATGGACTGTCATGGGACAAGAGATGAGTCAACCACCGGATACCAAAAACTAAGAAGTCATTAGCCTTCAGTTTCCCTTTAAgagttttacattttcatagGAAGAATGTAATACTGACCACAGCCAGGGACAGGCTACTAAGACATCTTTTAACCAATCCCTAAAGAAGTTTACAAAAACTTCTTTGTGacaaagaagtatttttcaagCTAGGCTTTTGTCAGAGTTATTACTGCTTTATTTATGCAATATACTACTGTATTGTTCTTTATTTACTGTCTTGTCAAAAACGTATATATAGTttgaaacatgaaagaaaactgtaCAAGGAGATAGGAAAAAAGGCAATTCTTTACCATAACATTGCAAAACGGACATACTACAAAACTAATACTCAAAGCCCACTACAGTTAAGGCACATAAGCTCAGTGTATCTACTAATAATCAGTGAATTACCTGTATAGGCGTGTTCCTCTCTGTGGGAGGGATCATATCTGGGGACAACACTTGTGGAGGATCGATCCCTTTACTGACCTTCTGTTGAATGAGATACATTGCTAGTGCAAACTGATCTTTGCTTAGCTTTCCTATCTGTCTTGTATCTGCCAAAGCCCTGGTAAAAAATAGATCATACTTATAAACATGGGAAGCATACTTCTTAACCAAGAagtctgaaatacaaatatatatgtaattttattttgattcagCCTCATCAGAGCTTGCTTAGTCTAGTAAAAGAGTTCCATAAGCAGAGCAGCATTATTAGATTTAGCTGAACAGAACAGTGTTACTGTGAGAAAGTTCTTATTAGCACTACTAATAGAACTACAAAAATCAACCACAATTCACAGCCTGATCTATACCCAACTTCAAAGAAAGTAATGTGAGAATTTATTTCTCCCTTGTTTTTTCATATAGCCCACATGTTATAATACTGCAACAAGACAAGTAAAGGAGGCTGatgggcttttttatttttatttttattttttagtgctGGGATTACAATTCTGGATGGATAAACTGTCTTCCCAGATTAGTGAATTGCAAAAACACAGCTACTAGGGAATTCTTACCATATATGTGCCAGGAGAGTCTGAGATAGACCTGAATGCATAAAGATGTCCTTTACTTCTTGGCCACTCACAAAACCATCCATGTCTGtgtctgtttttaagaaaatgtcgTCATATCGCACTTTCTCAGACATTGGTACTACCCAATTCACAGATGGCtgtaaaacaaaagttttatatttcagtCAAAAGAAGATAAATAATCTTTACCGAGGCACTGAGTATATATAGTTTTTGTCAGATTAGGATTTTCTGAGCACATCTCATACAATCAAATCTGGCAAACAggtattttcccttttcccatgAATGTTTTGGCTGAACGCTTTTTTATCTGAATTGTGAATTTGAATAAATTCatattataataaatacaaaataattttaataaattcatCAGCTTAAAAACACTAATTCTTTGGTAATACAGACCCAACTAGGTATACTAAGTCTCCAAGCTAATAACAAAACTCTACATGGGAGTTTTATAAGGCAGATTAATTAATCCTTTAGTATTAAAGCAGATACATGAATAAAACCTTTATATGGAAAGTGAGAATTCTCCATAAAGTTTGCTACATCTCATGGTCACGGTGACTAAAATTCACATATTCTTCTTCCATTCTTACATCATTCTCTCTGCTCAAATCCTccaaacaacaaatattttcagaaaaaatgcttACACAAGGAAGAGACcaaaaagaaattttgtttgTACCTGTGCTTGTTTGATGCTGTGCTTGGGAGACAAACTCCCTGTGCTGTTCAAGCTGTTTACACTACCGTGAGATGGAGTGGAACGCAGGCTATCTTTTGGTGGAGGACTTGCAGGGAGAACAGGAACTGCACCAGGAAAGACGggtgtcttctttcttttagaAGGTGGTATGAGAGAAGGGGGTAACAGTGAAGGAACTGGCTCTTTCTCAAGAGCTCTATAAACCAAATGCATTGCCTGCAAAGGCAAAGAGATCAGATATTACATGTCaacaataagaagaaaaaagcaacaagattTTCCAGCATCAGTCATTTACATATTAGTAAAACAAAAGACAGTAAGGTTAGAGATGTAAGCCAGAGCAGAACATCATTTTGAACGTTATTCCTAAAAGTTTAATTTGATGACACAACCATGCGTCAGTCTGGTTTTGAAAAAGGTCATAACTGCATGTGAATGACTTAGACCTTAAAGCAGACTGCAGGAGAGAAACCTGCAAAGCTCAAGAGACAACTGAGAACGATTTGCTCCAGCAGACACACTGTCAATTGAGAATTTAAAGCAACCTACCACAGCAAATTCGTCTTTGTCCAGGTGACCATCTTTATCAATATCACTGAGATCCCAGACCTACAACAATTATGATAAAAACAAGGACTTGAGAACAAGTTACATTCTGTGCTTTTCATGTTAATGGTCATTGTATTAAGCATGCTCTCTAACAGCTCCTAACAGATTTTTTGTGAAAATCATATTAGTTCTGTTAGACATAGCTAAGCATTCTCTCATGAAACAGACTGGATTTAGAGTTTTCTGGTAACATGAATCAAGTATTTTGTGGAAACAATGGCTCTAAGAAATTCTGCTTGCAAGAGAGGCAGGTTTTCCATCATTATGTATTGCAATTAAGGACCCAACAAGCTGACTAAAAACATCCAGAGGTGGCTTTTGGAATTCTCCAGATGGTATGTGCTAGCAGATCATCccaatttgttttataaaaaagatattttagaaaagtcaaaatatttctaatttgcattttattccaaaagttctagtttgttttttttagtcaGAAAAAATACATCCACTTCTCAGAATTACTTTTCCAATTTCTTCAATCTCCTGTCTTGTGTACAAACTCTTCTTGAACAAGTTTCCTGCATTTTCATCATGAAAATAACATGACAAAATATGAAGACCTTCAAGATTGAGCGCTTCACAATATTCAGGTGTAGAATTAAAACAAGTCATACTTAAATTTTACAGATAATATAGAAAGAGTTCTTCTTAAAGACATGAAAAGTATATCATAATGCAGATTTTCACAGCTCTTccataaaatgtattaattctCAACCTTATCAACATGCAGACAGTAaaggaacatattttaaattaaagtagGAAAATACTTGAAGGTTTGCTTCCCTTGCAAGTGTACAATGGATGTGCTAAACTCAGATCTTAgaagtatttataaatatatgtgaaaaaaatacttgacaATTTGACAGCTACAATAAGCTAGGATGTTTTAAAGTGCTCTCTTGTACAAACAGTGGATAGACTTAATGGTATGTCTAATAACTTGCACTTGGAAAAGTGACAAAACAGTGGAATACAATGTTATTAAAGCAATTATGGTTTAGGAGAGGCTTATGTTGTTGTGTCTTACTTTTAACACAATCACAATCAAAATTTCCAGCTCTTAAAACGAACACAGAGATAACGAAGCCAATCTACTTTAGGGCCcaaattactattattattcttatttctaAGTGGATGACTTCAGACCCTACTTAACGTTCTTGCTTTATAGCATGCACTTGATGCAAAATCTCAGCCAAAATATGATCTATGTTGATAAGTTacacttaaatatttaacactGCAACTAAAAGCTTAGTAGAGAATAGCTCCATCTAAACAGCATACTTACCCTTCCCAGGATATCAAGAGGTAGCTTTGAATTCATCAGTACTGGTTTTACTTTGTCTCCTGAAAGTAAACCATTTACTGGCAAAAGGCTTTCAAAAATACCATcaaactttgctttttcttccacctAGTTGGTAAGAAATAGCCTGAATAAGTAAAAAAGTGTGCCTGTGTGAGTGTTGAAAATGAGATCTTGCAAGAAATTAAGACTGGTCAGTAATGCATTTATTCTAAATTTCCAAGCTTTCTTGCAAGTACCACCatgctttatttaaatgtaaaatcaaTGGAACTAGATTTAGGAGCTTAGTTTCAAGGCTAATGTTATGACACCTAAGAGATTTTAATGTGCAACATGTAAGACATATTTCTGTAGTGTTCTGAAAGGACAACACAATCTGATTAAAACACTCCTGACaagattttaaatagaaattactCATTCCAAATAATTTGTTTCCCACTTCAGAGTACAACATACAAGTAAAAGATCAACGTTAGAAGCGATTTTAAAAAACGTTTGAATCTGGAAGTACCTAAATACAAATATTCCAATGTATGTATCAAAAGTTACTTTATTCTAGTGATATATATTGTGTGTATCACTGAATGCTATACTAGAACATATGAACTCAAGCTTTAAATTAATACTTCAGGATGGATTTGATGAAATGCTTCACTATTCTCAGTGGGGTTCCTTATACAAACATGAAAGTGCCTACTATTAGGATTCTGGAAGAAATGTAGGCAGAAGATTAAAATTCATTGTGTCTTAAAAACATCACACCAGGGGTTGTCAAAGGTTTGTTTAATACTTATTTCAAACATAAAACTGTAGCTCAATATTCTCTATTGTGCACTGAGAAGGAAAGACTGCAAAGGAAGGACTTTTGAAATGGGAAATATATTTGATACAAACTTGTCTCACTGCAAAAAttacagacaaagaaaatatttacttttaaagaaTGGATGGAATGTGTTGTCTTTTACACTTACCCTAACAGCCCAGTGAGTCTCTGATGAAGGTGGCGTGATCAGCAAGGGACTGCTAGTGTCATgctaaaatgaaagatttattttttttatacatacacGAACACATTTGTCTCTAATCCTTACTAAATGCTTTAAGAGACGGTTACAGGCATGAAGCTTaactacactgaaaaaaaaaagaaaaaaagctgtatatatatccaaattaaaaaaatatgtcatACTAACTTGTACTGTTACAGTACTTGGATGAGGATACTGTTCACTAGGTCCCCAGCCCCAGAACTAAGGCAAGCTAAGGTACAGTTCCACATCAGCTTATGTAGGCAAAGCTGCAGTCATGCCCTTTACTCATGATCCAGTCCCAAAATAATctctttaaaattacttttatatatatatttttgattaATTTAGGTTTCAGCCACATCAGCTCCCTGAACAAGCTGACCGTAGTTAAACTTGCACTAATTTTGGAGTCCAGGAAGGGGCTGGAACATATTACTCACGAAGACAGGACAGTTGCAGACATGACTGCAGCTGTCTTAAGGAACAGTCTGACAGCAACCTGAAGTCTCAGAACCATGACATTTATGAGACAGGTGATTCCAGTATTTCAGCTGAAGGTTTAGCTCTCATATAGTACATACATACATTCATGTACATATTACTTACAAATTTAGGAGGTGGCACAGTCAAGTTCAGATTGCTCAGGTTAACATCATGGCCATTCTGTGCACATGCTACAAGGCGCAATGCGACATAGAAACCCTACAAACAATAGtgctttctattaaaataagCAAGCAGTTTTTTCACACTCTCCAATACATACAACACAATAACAGTGTACATGTTCCCTTAAGTATGGAAAAAACAGATGCAGCGCCCCACTCAGTTAAATGCACAGCACCAACTACCTCACCACTTTTAAAGATGATTCAAGAAAGACTTtacaaaaacatgaaacaaagagaagaaaaaaaaaatcaaagctcgTTCTTAAGAAGGACTGTTCCACagctatttttaacattttttcttatgaattaataatattcagaaaacaaatgaatgaTGTTCCATATCTGCATGTTTACACAGAGAATTTATATTCCAAGCCATTTTTAATAATGCTGGTTATATTCTTCCATGCAAGAAAGATTTCTAAAATAGGTCCTAAAGTCATGGTTGGTGTTTGTTAGTTTCAATGACTATGTATCTATATCACACACAGTGATTATTTACAAaccaagaggaaaagaaaatgagaacaaaagtTCTCCAGCAGCCTCACTGAGTTAATACACTTGGATATGAGCAacactagaaaaaaaacttcatcttgtaaatgaaaacttacaaaaaaaaaaaaaaggctaagaaTAATTATTATGGATATCAGGAC
Proteins encoded in this region:
- the EPS15L1 gene encoding epidermal growth factor receptor substrate 15-like 1 isoform X8; this encodes MAALIPLSQQFSTGNPLYETYYKQVDPAYTGRVGASEAALFLKKSGLSDIILGKIWDLADPEGKGYLDKQGFYVALRLVACAQNGHDVNLSNLNLTVPPPKFHDTSSPLLITPPSSETHWAVRVEEKAKFDGIFESLLPVNGLLSGDKVKPVLMNSKLPLDILGRVWDLSDIDKDGHLDKDEFAVAMHLVYRALEKEPVPSLLPPSLIPPSKRKKTPVFPGAVPVLPASPPPKDSLRSTPSHGSVNSLNSTGSLSPKHSIKQAQPSVNWVVPMSEKVRYDDIFLKTDTDMDGFVSGQEVKDIFMHSGLSQTLLAHIWALADTRQIGKLSKDQFALAMYLIQQKVSKGIDPPQVLSPDMIPPTERNTPIQDSSSSVGSGEFTGVKELDDISQEIAQLQREKYSLEQDIREKEESIRQKTNEVQELQNDLDRETSNLQELEAQKQDAQDRLDEMDQQKAKLKDMLNDVRQKCQEETQVISSLKMQIQSQESDLKSQEDDLNRAKAELNRLQQEETQLEQSIQAGKVQLETIIKSLKSTQEEINQARSKLSQLQESHQEVNKSIEEYNEALNGIHGGSLTNLADISEGLGQTERNNYGTMDDPFKNKALMFTNNTQELHTDPFQSEDPFKSDPFKGADPFKGSDPFQHDPFAEQPPAPADPFGGDPFKESDPFRSSAPEDFFKKQVKSDPFTSDPFTKPSTVPSKSDPFESSDPFTSSSVSSKGPDPFGTLDPFGSGTFSSGEGFADFSQMSKSVASDPFTSSFGGMGFSDDPFKSKSDTPALPPKKNVPPRPKPPSGKSTPVSHLGSSDFPKPHDPFQPFGADSSDPFQSKKGFGDPFSGKDPFAPSSSSKTSKDSSLGFADFSSFGNEEQQLAWAKRESEKAEQERLARLRRQEQEDLELAIALSKADMPNS
- the EPS15L1 gene encoding epidermal growth factor receptor substrate 15-like 1 isoform X9, whose product is MAALIPLSQQFSTGNPLYETYYKQVDPAYTGRVGASEAALFLKKSGLSDIILGKIWDLADPEGKGYLDKQGFYVALRLVACAQNGHDVNLSNLNLTVPPPKFHDTSSPLLITPPSSETHWAVRVEEKAKFDGIFESLLPVNGLLSGDKVKPVLMNSKLPLDILGRVWDLSDIDKDGHLDKDEFAVAMHLVYRALEKEPVPSLLPPSLIPPSKRKKTPVFPGAVPVLPASPPPKDSLRSTPSHGSVNSLNSTGSLSPKHSIKQAQPSVNWVVPMSEKVRYDDIFLKTDTDMDGFVSGQEVKDIFMHSGLSQTLLAHIWALADTRQIGKLSKDQFALAMYLIQQKVSKGIDPPQVLSPDMIPPTERNTPIQDSSSSVGSGEFTGVKELDDISQEIAQLQREKYSLEQDIREKEESIRQKTNEVQELQNDLDRETSNLQELEAQKQDAQDRLDEMDQQKAKLKDMLNDVRQKCQEETQVISSLKMQIQSQESDLKSQEDDLNRAKAELNRLQQEETQLEQSIQAGKVQLETIIKSLKSTQEEINQARSKLSQLQESHQEVNKSIEEYNEALNGIHGGSLTNLADISEGLGQTERNNYGTMDDPFKNKALMFTNNTQELHTDPFQSEDPFKSDPFKGADPFKGNPFGGDPFKESDPFRSSAPEDFFKKQVKSDPFTSDPFTKPSTVPSKSDPFESSDPFTSSSVSSKGPDPFGTLDPFGSGTFSSGEGFADFSQMSKSVASDPFTSSFGGMGFSDDPFKSKSDTPALPPKKNVPPRPKPPSGKSTPVSHLGSSDFPKPHDPFQPFGADSSDPFQSKKGFGDPFSGKDPFAPSSSSKTSKDSSLGFADFSSFGNEEQQLAWAKRESEKAEQERLARLRRQEQEDLELAIALSKADMPNS
- the EPS15L1 gene encoding epidermal growth factor receptor substrate 15-like 1 isoform X4, whose amino-acid sequence is MAALIPLSQQFSTGNPLYETYYKQVDPAYTGRVGASEAALFLKKSGLSDIILGKIWDLADPEGKGYLDKQGFYVALRLVACAQNGHDVNLSNLNLTVPPPKFHDTSSPLLITPPSSETHWAVRVEEKAKFDGIFESLLPVNGLLSGDKVKPVLMNSKLPLDILGRVWDLSDIDKDGHLDKDEFAVAMHLVYRALEKEPVPSLLPPSLIPPSKRKKTPVFPGAVPVLPASPPPKDSLRSTPSHGSVNSLNSTGSLSPKHSIKQAQPSVNWVVPMSEKVRYDDIFLKTDTDMDGFVSGQEVKDIFMHSGLSQTLLAHIWALADTRQIGKLSKDQFALAMYLIQQKVSKGIDPPQVLSPDMIPPTERNTPIQTLSGYLTPVGTEISALTEMRRDSSSSVGSGEFTGVKELDDISQEIAQLQREKYSLEQDIREKEESIRQKTNEVQELQNDLDRETSNLQELEAQKQDAQDRLDEMDQQKAKLKDMLNDVRQKCQEETQVISSLKMQIQSQESDLKSQEDDLNRAKAELNRLQQEETQLEQSIQAGKVQLETIIKSLKSTQEEINQARSKLSQLQESHQEVNKSIEEYNEALNGIHGGSLTNLADISEGLGQTERNNYGTMDDPFKNKALMFTNNTQELHTDPFQSEDPFKSDPFKGADPFKGSDPFQHDPFAEQPPAPADPFGGDPFKESDPFRSSAPEDFFKKQVKSDPFTSDPFTKPSTVPSKSDPFESSDPFTSSSVSSKGPDPFGTLDPFGSGTFSSGEGFADFSQMSKSVASDPFTSSFGGMGFSDDPFKSKSDTPALPPKKNVPPRPKPPSGKSTPVSHLGSSDFPKPHDPFQPFGADSSDPFQSKKGFGDPFSGKDPFAPSSSSKTSKDSSLGFADFSSFGNEEQQLAWAKRESEKAEQERLARLRRQEQEDLELAIALSKADMPNS
- the EPS15L1 gene encoding epidermal growth factor receptor substrate 15-like 1 isoform X2; translated protein: MLVNAVPYFADGVKWSAFKMFNKVLKTCDLASQFSTGNPLYETYYKQVDPAYTGRVGASEAALFLKKSGLSDIILGKIWDLADPEGKGYLDKQGFYVALRLVACAQNGHDVNLSNLNLTVPPPKFHDTSSPLLITPPSSETHWAVRVEEKAKFDGIFESLLPVNGLLSGDKVKPVLMNSKLPLDILGRVWDLSDIDKDGHLDKDEFAVAMHLVYRALEKEPVPSLLPPSLIPPSKRKKTPVFPGAVPVLPASPPPKDSLRSTPSHGSVNSLNSTGSLSPKHSIKQAQPSVNWVVPMSEKVRYDDIFLKTDTDMDGFVSGQEVKDIFMHSGLSQTLLAHIWALADTRQIGKLSKDQFALAMYLIQQKVSKGIDPPQVLSPDMIPPTERNTPIQTLSGYLTPVGTEISALTEMRRDSSSSVGSGEFTGVKELDDISQEIAQLQREKYSLEQDIREKEESIRQKTNEVQELQNDLDRETSNLQELEAQKQDAQDRLDEMDQQKAKLKDMLNDVRQKCQEETQVISSLKMQIQSQESDLKSQEDDLNRAKAELNRLQQEETQLEQSIQAGKVQLETIIKSLKSTQEEINQARSKLSQLQESHQEVNKSIEEYNEALNGIHGGSLTNLADISEGLGQTERNNYGTMDDPFKNKALMFTNNTQELHTDPFQSEDPFKSDPFKGADPFKGNPFGGDPFKESDPFRSSAPEDFFKKQVKSDPFTSDPFTKPSTVPSKSDPFESSDPFTSSSVSSKGPDPFGTLDPFGSGTFSSGEGFADFSQMSKSVASDPFTSSFGGMGFSDDPFKSKSDTPALPPKKNVPPRPKPPSGKSTPVSHLGSSDFPKPHDPFQPFGADSSDPFQSKKGFGDPFSGKDPFAPSSSSKTSKDSSLGFADFSSFGNEEQQLAWAKRESEKAEQERLARLRRQEQEDLELAIALSKADMPNS